The proteins below are encoded in one region of Hordeum vulgare subsp. vulgare chromosome 3H, MorexV3_pseudomolecules_assembly, whole genome shotgun sequence:
- the LOC123445451 gene encoding BTB/POZ domain-containing protein At2g30600 isoform X2: MRVEDKKRSLTVAPFECAWGEEFRFVEAGRGCIAFEASAQNDVTLVFREQLGSQHYHYKMDSSRHYAVILGSHRNKRLKIEVDGRTVVDEAGVGLCRSSSFQSYWISIYDGLISIGQGRHPNNNVLFQWLDPDPNRKVQYVGLSSWDKHVGYRNISVLPSAPQNSIRWSQIEYAYAERLGEGGHNKNEESKDGCDQRVIADFLESWDFSDAMFVVGSERKVVPAHKIVLAASGEFAFISMSGTAIELPSFSYPVLRSFLEYIYTGSTQIAESQLNSLLELSLKFEVKPLVKHCEEMLDCFTKLDNDLSVSSRDLEVSSSGSQAHQVDYFPFKAPVSVQKIKQFLASGEHSDINIFISGQGFVAKAHKLVLSLWSMPFAKMFTNGMKESSAPNVFFEDASAEAFSLLLQFMYSGELKVDNRYVTPALVQLLLLADQFSITVLQFECCKRIMEFLSEDTVCSVLQAVSSIPSCKLLEEMCKQNFATHFDYCTTACTDFVLLDEATFKDILQQGDMTVTSEEKVLDAILTWCMEACETFYWSSVDKLLSTSTPEQLFGERLTAINTLLPFVRFPLMPPSLLQRMEKSNLAKHIQLFRQLVAEAIEFSNAGPWMMMANKCERFLHRRSSYRELQYISDGDNNGVIYYAGTSFGKHQWINPVLAKQAAQIQGTRIQRLWFQKITRGLVLLGLVTKMERSVLGGW; the protein is encoded by the exons ATGAGAGTAGAGGACAAAAAAAGATCCCTAACAGTTGCCCCCTTTGAGTGCGCTTGGGGCGAGGAGTTCCGGTTTGTGGAGGCTGGGCGTGGGTGCATTGCGTTTGAGGCATCTGCCCAGAATGATGTTACCCTGGTGTTCCGTGAACAGCTTGGGAGCCAACACTACCACTACAAAATGGACAGCAGTCGTCATTACGCTGTCATCTTGGGTAGCCATAGGAACAAAAGGTTGAAGATTGAAGTGGACGGAAGGACCGTTGTCGATGAAGCTGGAGTCGGCCTATGCCGCTCATCATCTTTCCAGAGCTACTGGATCAGCATCTACGATGGCTTGATAAGCATTGGACAAGGAAGGCATCCAAACAACAATGTCCTTTTCCAGTGGCTTGACCCTGATCCCAACCGAAAAGTTCAGTATGTCGGTTTATCCAGCTGGGACAAGCACGTGGGCTACCGAAATATAAGCGTGCTTCCATCAGCTCCTCAAAACAGCATCCGTTGGAGCCAAATTGAGTATGCATATGCTGAGCGGCTTGGGGAAGGTGGTCATAATAAAAATGAAGAATCAAAAGATGGCTGTGATCAAAGGGTAATTGCAGACTTTCTTGAGAGCTGGGATTTCTCTGATGCTATGTTTGTTGTTGGCAGTGAAAGAAAGGTTGTCCCTGCACACAAAATCGTCTTGGCTGCTTCTGGAGAGTTTGCTTTTATCTCAATGAGTGGAACTGCCATCGAGCTTCCGTCATTCTCCTACCCAGTTCTCCGCTCGTTTCTTGAGTATATCTATACAGGGTCTACTCAG ATTGCGGAGTCGCAACTGAATTCACTGCTGGAGTTGAGCTTAAAATTTGAAGTTAAACCTTTGGTAAAACATTGCGAAGAAATGCTCGACTGTTTTACTAAGTTGGACAATGATCTCTCTGTGTCTAGTAGAGACTTAGAAGTATCAAGTAGTGGATCTCAAGCTCATCAAGTTGACTATTTCCCTTTCAAGGCTCCAGTGAGTGTTCAGAAAATCAAACAATTCCTTGCAAGTGGTGAACATAGTGATATAAATATCTTTATTAGTGGACAAGGTTTTGTTGCCAAGGCTCACAAACTCGTCCTTAGCTTGTGGAGCATGCCATTCGCCAAG ATGTTCACAAATGGGATGAAAGAAAGCAGTGCTCCGAATGTATTTTTCGAAGATGCTTCTGCTGAAGCATTTTCTCTCCTCCTTCAGTTTATGTACAGTGGGGAACTTAAAGTGGATAACCGGTATGTCACACCTGCATTGGTTCAGCTGCTCTTATTAGCAGATCAGTTCAGCATCACTGTTCTTCAGTTTGAGTGCTGTAAAAGAATTATGGAATTCCTTTCAGAG GATACGGTATGTTCAGTATTGCAAGCAGTGTCATCAATACCATCTTGTAAACTGCTTGAAGAAATGTGCAAACAGAATTTTGCAACGCACTTTGATTATTGCACAACTGCCTGCACGGACTTTGTGCTGTTAGATGAGGCAACATTTAAGGATATTCTTCAG CAAGGTGATATGACTGTGACATCGGAAGAGAAGGTTCTGGATGCCATCTTAACATGGTGTATGGAGGCTTGTGAAACTTTTTACTGGAGTTCTGTAGATAAGCTATTAAGCACTTCAACACCAGAGCAGCTCTTTGGAGAGAGGCTGACCGCTATCAATACTTTACTACCATTTGTGCGGTTCCCTTTAATGCCGCCGTCTCTCCTTCAGCGG ATGGAGAAAAGTAACCTAGCAAAGCACATACAACTGTTCAGACAGTTG GTTGCAGAAGCCATTGAGTTCTCTAATGCTGGTCCATGGATGATGATGGCAAACAAATG TGAGAGATTTCTACATAGACGCTCAAGCTATAGAGAGCTTCAGTATATTTCTGATGGTGATAACAATGGTGTAATCTACTATGCTGGGACGTCATTCGGGAAGCATCAATGGATCAATCCTGTTTTAGCCAAG CAAGCAGCCCAAATTCAAGGTACACGGATCCAAAGGCTCTGGTTTCAAAAAATTACCAG GGGACTTGTTTTGCTGGGCCTCGTGACGAAGATGGAAAGAAGTGTTCTTGGTGGATGGTAG
- the LOC123445451 gene encoding BTB/POZ domain-containing protein At2g30600 isoform X1: MRVEDKKRSLTVAPFECAWGEEFRFVEAGRGCIAFEASAQNDVTLVFREQLGSQHYHYKMDSSRHYAVILGSHRNKRLKIEVDGRTVVDEAGVGLCRSSSFQSYWISIYDGLISIGQGRHPNNNVLFQWLDPDPNRKVQYVGLSSWDKHVGYRNISVLPSAPQNSIRWSQIEYAYAERLGEGGHNKNEESKDGCDQRVIADFLESWDFSDAMFVVGSERKVVPAHKIVLAASGEFAFISMSGTAIELPSFSYPVLRSFLEYIYTGSTQIAESQLNSLLELSLKFEVKPLVKHCEEMLDCFTKLDNDLSVSSRDLEVSSSGSQAHQVDYFPFKAPVSVQKIKQFLASGEHSDINIFISGQGFVAKAHKLVLSLWSMPFAKMFTNGMKESSAPNVFFEDASAEAFSLLLQFMYSGELKVDNRYVTPALVQLLLLADQFSITVLQFECCKRIMEFLSEDTVCSVLQAVSSIPSCKLLEEMCKQNFATHFDYCTTACTDFVLLDEATFKDILQQGDMTVTSEEKVLDAILTWCMEACETFYWSSVDKLLSTSTPEQLFGERLTAINTLLPFVRFPLMPPSLLQRMEKSNLAKHIQLFRQLVAEAIEFSNAGPWMMMANKCERFLHRRSSYRELQYISDGDNNGVIYYAGTSFGKHQWINPVLAKNITVTASSPNSRYTDPKALVSKNYQGTCFAGPRDEDGKKCSWWMVDIGQDHQLMCNYYTVRQDGSTAFMRSWVLQGSMDGENWTSLIVHEDERAICQPGQFASWPITGPSALLPFRFFRLALTGLTTSNTWNLCICFLELYGYFR; the protein is encoded by the exons ATGAGAGTAGAGGACAAAAAAAGATCCCTAACAGTTGCCCCCTTTGAGTGCGCTTGGGGCGAGGAGTTCCGGTTTGTGGAGGCTGGGCGTGGGTGCATTGCGTTTGAGGCATCTGCCCAGAATGATGTTACCCTGGTGTTCCGTGAACAGCTTGGGAGCCAACACTACCACTACAAAATGGACAGCAGTCGTCATTACGCTGTCATCTTGGGTAGCCATAGGAACAAAAGGTTGAAGATTGAAGTGGACGGAAGGACCGTTGTCGATGAAGCTGGAGTCGGCCTATGCCGCTCATCATCTTTCCAGAGCTACTGGATCAGCATCTACGATGGCTTGATAAGCATTGGACAAGGAAGGCATCCAAACAACAATGTCCTTTTCCAGTGGCTTGACCCTGATCCCAACCGAAAAGTTCAGTATGTCGGTTTATCCAGCTGGGACAAGCACGTGGGCTACCGAAATATAAGCGTGCTTCCATCAGCTCCTCAAAACAGCATCCGTTGGAGCCAAATTGAGTATGCATATGCTGAGCGGCTTGGGGAAGGTGGTCATAATAAAAATGAAGAATCAAAAGATGGCTGTGATCAAAGGGTAATTGCAGACTTTCTTGAGAGCTGGGATTTCTCTGATGCTATGTTTGTTGTTGGCAGTGAAAGAAAGGTTGTCCCTGCACACAAAATCGTCTTGGCTGCTTCTGGAGAGTTTGCTTTTATCTCAATGAGTGGAACTGCCATCGAGCTTCCGTCATTCTCCTACCCAGTTCTCCGCTCGTTTCTTGAGTATATCTATACAGGGTCTACTCAG ATTGCGGAGTCGCAACTGAATTCACTGCTGGAGTTGAGCTTAAAATTTGAAGTTAAACCTTTGGTAAAACATTGCGAAGAAATGCTCGACTGTTTTACTAAGTTGGACAATGATCTCTCTGTGTCTAGTAGAGACTTAGAAGTATCAAGTAGTGGATCTCAAGCTCATCAAGTTGACTATTTCCCTTTCAAGGCTCCAGTGAGTGTTCAGAAAATCAAACAATTCCTTGCAAGTGGTGAACATAGTGATATAAATATCTTTATTAGTGGACAAGGTTTTGTTGCCAAGGCTCACAAACTCGTCCTTAGCTTGTGGAGCATGCCATTCGCCAAG ATGTTCACAAATGGGATGAAAGAAAGCAGTGCTCCGAATGTATTTTTCGAAGATGCTTCTGCTGAAGCATTTTCTCTCCTCCTTCAGTTTATGTACAGTGGGGAACTTAAAGTGGATAACCGGTATGTCACACCTGCATTGGTTCAGCTGCTCTTATTAGCAGATCAGTTCAGCATCACTGTTCTTCAGTTTGAGTGCTGTAAAAGAATTATGGAATTCCTTTCAGAG GATACGGTATGTTCAGTATTGCAAGCAGTGTCATCAATACCATCTTGTAAACTGCTTGAAGAAATGTGCAAACAGAATTTTGCAACGCACTTTGATTATTGCACAACTGCCTGCACGGACTTTGTGCTGTTAGATGAGGCAACATTTAAGGATATTCTTCAG CAAGGTGATATGACTGTGACATCGGAAGAGAAGGTTCTGGATGCCATCTTAACATGGTGTATGGAGGCTTGTGAAACTTTTTACTGGAGTTCTGTAGATAAGCTATTAAGCACTTCAACACCAGAGCAGCTCTTTGGAGAGAGGCTGACCGCTATCAATACTTTACTACCATTTGTGCGGTTCCCTTTAATGCCGCCGTCTCTCCTTCAGCGG ATGGAGAAAAGTAACCTAGCAAAGCACATACAACTGTTCAGACAGTTG GTTGCAGAAGCCATTGAGTTCTCTAATGCTGGTCCATGGATGATGATGGCAAACAAATG TGAGAGATTTCTACATAGACGCTCAAGCTATAGAGAGCTTCAGTATATTTCTGATGGTGATAACAATGGTGTAATCTACTATGCTGGGACGTCATTCGGGAAGCATCAATGGATCAATCCTGTTTTAGCCAAG AATATCACTGTGACAGCAAGCAGCCCAAATTCAAGGTACACGGATCCAAAGGCTCTGGTTTCAAAAAATTACCAG GGGACTTGTTTTGCTGGGCCTCGTGACGAAGATGGAAAGAAGTGTTCTTGGTGGATGGTAGACATTGGACAGGACCACCAG CTTATGTGCAACTACTACACGGTGAGGCAGGATGGCTCAACAGCGTTCATGAGATCTTGGG